ATGATGGCCACCTTCTTCTCCTGGCGTGCCAGGCTCATGGATCTGGGGGTGCCAGGTGTGCGGGGTGTCCTGGGGTAGCTGGGGGTGCCTGGGGTCCCAGGGGTGCGGCAGGAGTAGCTGGGCGGGGTGCAGGGTGTGATGGCTGTAGAGCCCGGGGTAATTGGAGTGCAGGTTCCACTCCGTGCTGATCTGGAGCGAGCATGATCAGTCCCTGTGGATAAAATAAACCAGTCTTCTGACCATGTGCATTCACTTTTTGGGCTATTGGCTTAATTTGAAGAGGAGCTGACCAGTCAATGCCAAAATAGCAGGACTGTCTATGACATTTGCACATCTCCCCTCCCTCAACCTTCAAAGTTCATCTAGCTTTCAAGACATCACATTGCAATGTGTTAATGATTAAACAGAAGCGCTCCCCCTACAGCGCACATTCTGTGTGGGAAGAGAAAACAGTAACAAGCACATTCTGTAAAATGCAGTTAACTTAACACAGTTAACTTAATACAGTAGGATTCACTTCTTAAAACCCAAGTCCTACTGTAAGTGCAACTGCATTTGTTATCTTTCTGCACGCTGTATGTTTCAGTTTTAGTAGAAGCATGTTAACTGAGAGCCACTGTTTTGAGAGAACTCCTGTTCCTCTGTGAGGATTTCTTACTGTCACTGCAAATACATTATAAATCAATTATTCATGGAGTCTGTTAGGGGTTTCATTTGTCATCTCTCTTTAATCCAAACTCTCATCGGCTGAAACAATGGAATTGTTTTAGGAGAAATTTGTAATTGTGATGAGGATATGGAGTTGTAAGAAAGCAGTCTGCTAAGGAGGTTCTAGTGGTGTGATGTGATGAGGATATGGATGGTAAGAAAGCAGTTTGCTAAGGAGGTTCTAGTGGTGTGATGTGATGAGGATATGGAGGGTAAGAAAGCAGTCTGCTAAGGAGGTTCTAGTGGTGTGATGTGATGAGGATATGGATGGTAAGAAAGCAGTCTGCTAAGGAGGTTCTAGTGGTGTGATGTGATGAGGATATGGATGGTAAGAAAGCAGTCTGTTAAGGAGGTTCTAGTGGTGTGATGTGATGAGGATATGGATGGTAAGAAAGCAGTCTGCTAAGGAGGTTCTAGTGGTGTGATGTGATGAGGATATGGAGGGGTAAGACAGGAATCCAGCTACCTGCCACTCCGCTTCGGCTAGCCCTCTGCTCAGCTCGTCCTTCAGATCGAATCGCTACATAGCGAGGAAAGGAACAGGGAGACGCAGGGCAGGGAAGgtaagggggagagagagggaaacaCAGCCGTGAATAGAGGCTCTACTGGCTCTACCACACCACAAAAGCACTTGCCAGGGTAAGGAataaagcatttgttttatagtgctatttttattttatttatattgcgACTTTCATACCATCTCAAAGGTGCTTTACATGTCGTTTAAAACAGAAGGATgcagcatctctaatagaaaAGGGCAACGAATTCCACAATCTGAGGACATTATAACTGAATGAATTCTCGGAAAAGCCTTAAGTACCATTTCTCTACAAACCAGCCAGAAAGCAAAAGCCTTTCTACGTTTTTACAATATAGAACAGTAAACAGATAATCAGTTAGCCCATCACTGTCTTTCTTGTTGTAAACCTCAAAACGTTTtgcctttctttttattattattattatttttttttacttattttttatagTAAATGTCAAACTTGGTATTTTGCGATTATGTAACTTAGAATATAATTTTGACAACACTGGCAAATATTTTAATCAGCAAGTACAACAGCATGCTACAGAAGATAAGATAAACTGCAACCTTATAATACTACTTAATCATTCTACATTTTAAAGCTTTAAATTATAGTCTTGCTCATTTGTTCTGCCAGGGCAATTACTGCAGTGGTAAGGAATTCAATTTAGGCTTTATTCAGTGAGTCCAGGTACCTACGCTCACTCCCATCACTTCTGTGGTGTAGATGTTTGCCGTGGAATCAAGGAATGTGTCATAGCTTTATTATAAAAAGGAGATTATTTGTGATGCAAAGTCTCTTCCAGCAAAGTGTCTCGTGGGTGGAATGCAGAAGGCAACATAACATTTATAACGTTTAAAAATCTTTCATCTGTTCAGTTTCAGAATAATCATGAAATACAGATGGTAACAGGTACATGCAAAACCTGAAGCTTGTATACACTGTGGAGTCATTTAACACCCAAGCGTGTTTGTGAAATACATTCTATTTGTACGGTTATATAcagtacgcacacacacactgataatggGGGGAATCATTGAAATACATTCCTCAATTGTTTATTGCAAGTTTTGTTTCTTGAAATGGGTGTTTTTCTCCTTCCCCCAAAACATTGTGCTTATACAATGACGCTTTGAAGATAAACAGCTTTGTGAATGTTCCACAaagtgtttttattacatttcatacAAAACCGTGGTAACTTTATTTTAAATCTATTCATTCCACAAATAGATTTGCCAATttaaatgcgtttttttttttttttaatgattttatccTGCAAACACAAATGTAATTACACTGCAACTACAATGTACATTCTAGTGCAATAAAAAGCGATTAGAATATTGTTTCCAAAATGTTTTGATGTTAAAATCTAAATCAGGGAAACACAATTAAGCAGCGCAGTATTTTGCGCCTGGGAAGCTCTGAGGATGCACTCACATGTGGGGCGTCTTGGTGCGGTGGAGCCGGAGCTGGTGATGGAGGTGGAGCTCTCCTCATGATCGGCAGGGCCGGCTCGGCGCGAGGTCAGGATGGAGGAGGGTCTGGGCAGGGAAGAGCGCTTCTCAGGGCTCTGCGTGGTGCCATCCTGTCAGGGAATCAACCCACACAACATGATTCTAGTGGCTGGTCCACgtgggagggtgtgtgtgtgtgtgtgtgtgtggtgtgtgtgtgtgtgcgtgagtgcgtgtgtgtgtgtgtgagtgcgggcgggtgtgtgtgtgtgtatgtgtgtgtgtgcgtgagtgcgtgtgtgtgtgtgtgagtgcgtgtgtgtgcgcgcgtgtgatgcgtctgtgtgtgcatgcgtgcgtgcgtttgtgtgtgtaGCTACTCTGGTACAAAAGTGAGAATTTTTGTAAGAAAAAAACCCAAATGCCTGTATATCTCAATATCTTAAAGCGTTACTGGTTCAACGTTACAATACATCTGTTGttaatatacagctctggccagatTGCAGGGTCAGCATGTCTCTCAgtctatttatattttattttagggaAAAAAAGGCCACAGAATGaataaggaatttaaaaaaaaatgtacaatacagtatacagatgacGGGGTacagtcacaaaaaaaaaaaaaaaaaaaaagtttaatggatGGATGATTAATGGACCCCAGATTTGCTCAGTTTTAGTTGAATGCCTTTTTGGACCTAATCATAAACGTCAAGCCTCAGCTGTCAGTTACAGTTTATAGAATGCCGGGAGAAAGATTGAGATAGTAAGATAACGTTCTCCGCACGTCCACCTGCTTATCTTATACTCTGAAATAAATGATTATCTCTATATAACAATTCCCCATGTTCTCGGTGAGCCACTGtagtatcccttataaaagtttaccggtATTTTTGTATGCcacttttgcagttttcccatggttatactatgcatttaccatagtttaccctggtttgccatgtttattaacatgctttaccatacctctctgtacaaTGCTTTCCTACTCTTTACCACcctatgatttattacactttgttatactCTCACAGTGGGAAACTCTTGGATGCTTGGTGGAGCCCCCTTACCTGTACTGTATCGTTTATATTGTAGACCCTGGACCCTGCAGAAGAGGGCCGGACTGAGTAAAGCTCTGACTTAAGGTAAGATTTGTTCTCTGTGAGCGAGCAAGCTGAGCTGGGTCTCGGAGGGAAGAAGGCTGCTGCTGCTCGCTCTTTTGTGGTAGGAATCTTTGTTAGAGCAGATGAGGATGAGTTCTtgtgatgagagagaggggggagtgaTGGGGAGAAAGGgggatacaaaataaatgtaaaaaacaaaacaaacgaaaaTCAAATGTGATCAAAATCAACAAGCACGGCAAACAAcgtccaaaatatatatatatatatatgatcatggaaaatatataatacaataaatataacatgAAGTCTTAAGAACGGGACACTTGAGACTATAGTGATGCAAATCTTTAGCCCCTTAAGGACCAGGCATTTTCAGTTGACCCTTTCAGAAACTAACAATGATTTATTATTAGCAAAAGCTATCAATGTGATGTGATACAGCATGTATACCTACTCCGGTTgctaatgaactcctattttattttaaaaacactgaatgaaTGATTAACAATTAGCtgatatgtacagtatacaaatcatttttaaataaacagaattAAGATGAAAATGAACTTACAGCGATCTTGTCCCTGGATTGTCTTGCAGTGCTGAGGGGCTGCCTACCTTCGGCAGCTGCGACCGCTGCAGGAAAGAAGGCCTGAGTTTAAAGGCTGAGGTTTGTGGAAACGCAGAGAGAAGGCAGCAATGATCAGGGTAAATAATGGCATATGAAATATCAAGTCTAATAAAGCAGCAGctgaatatgaatatgaaaatCCACCCTCCAGAAAACTAGCGATTCAAAAAACACACAAGCTATGGGATACTTACCTACTGTCCAGTCTATATACCAGCGAGGGAGATGGTTCTCTCTGTTATGCTCTGTTACCTCTTCTTATAGCTATTATGGGctattaaatgcttttttttaaggcCCTGGATTTAAAGAAAAGTAATTTGTGCTGCTTCTGCTCTCTGCCTAAGTGTTTATGGTTGAGCCTGTGTGATGTTTATCAAAACTGTACCATGTTCTGTTGCTATTGGAGGATGACAGtgtttggaatcccaatgaaagtgaacaGCAGAGAGATTCCCTTGTCATTTAATAAATCATAGTGTAAACTGTATAGATAAAGAGATGACAGTTCAGTAAATGAACCCCAAATGATTAAAGCTAATAAAATACTGGGGGCTACTGATGGTTATAAATACCGTcaccatttaaatattaaattaggaccacAACTGTTACATCaaaggcaaaaaataaaataaatagacttTAGAGTCTCACACACACGCTCAATGTTAGAGATGCTGGTAAGTCCacttatttgaatgatttaaatgaCAGTAGTATTTAAATTCACCACCATTTCGATCAATTGAACAGTATCTACCGTAAAAAAATGATGGATGTAACTGGATTTTTTAAGGCATTTGGGTCCTGACCCAATAAAATACTTAGGTGTAGTTTTCCACCAGCAATTGATTTCATAAACCAGACCATTCTTGACCACCTGGTAAGATTAAACTCTGTGATGACTTTAACAGAATGCCCTGCATGGGGGCAAGAGATCTCAAGATCCCAACTACCCAGAAATAGATCAGAGCAGCTGTGAGCCTGGAATATCAGCCTGGGTCACACTGTATGTTAGTACACTGGTTAAACAAACACTTGGCATTGCCTGGGCTATATGGATGTTTCTAGCAAAGCTTCTTAAAACATATCATCAGTTTTAAAACCCGCCAAACAGAGAATCCACAGAAGAGCGATTTACACAGGCGCTGTACAATATGCCCATGGTGTGGTAAACCAGCTGATGGAATTCTTTCTCATTCTGTCACCAATACACATGATACCTGAACAGAAAGTCACCACTGCCAAATAGAGCGAAACATACGTGAATAATGCACCACGCCAACGTACCACCATCGCATGAGCACATCTGTAGCTGATACAGTAAAAAGCATGTATGATCATGGCTGCTGCCAAAAAAGATGCAACTAAAACATAATAAAGAAAGAAGGATAACTCACGAATGGCATAAGCGTTTAGaactacaacaaaaaagcaaaacagcCCAGCAGTttctaaaaacaacaacaacaacatcaacagcgcacaaaaataaaacaaataaaataaaatgaacaaaattCATTCTAGCGATGAGATACGAATGTCCATGTTTGCCAGCCACATTGCAGATCGTTTTGTTTTGAGTTTACAAAGTCACCTGTCGGTTTCCGTTTAGCAGAGGAATGATGGTGAGCTGGTCTAGGGTACCTGACCGCTGGTTTTAATGGGATTTTCCGGGAAGGAGACCGGGTCTGAATGTCAGATTTTTTAGtaagttcagccttcttaaacaCTGCTATAAGAAGGAGAGACAAAGTCAGATAGGAAAAGTAAAGCACTGACAAAGAAAGGCTTAAACATGACACAGGTAACCCCCTTACAAGCAATTCAATTCCCAATATTAAACAAGTAATTATTACTCATGTTTCTACTGTGCATTTATTCATTTAGTTTGTATTTACTGTGTGATAAAGAAAGTTTAAATACAATTTGACATGCCTAGCTTAATCAACAGTTTCTCGCTACTCAACAGCTGCAGCTTACTCTTCCCTATCAACACAAGGCAGTCAGAAGTTGCTGTTGCAGTCTGCTTTTTAGGTTCCATCTGGGGACTTCAAGGAGGACTAAGCTTTGTACTTGTGCCGATGGGGTTTTGCGCATCACATCTCATTTACAAACATTTTCTTTGTGAAAATGGTGCAAGAGCTAAGCCTGCATTGCCTTTCCAAAGCTCTTTCAAATCTTTATGAGTACAAGGATATCAGAATACCAATATGATAAACACATGCTAATCATTGCAcataaactttatatatatatatatatatatatatatatatatatatatatatatatatatatatacatattacacatattacacacacatatatatatatatatatatatatatatatatatatatatatatatatatatatatatatatatatatatatatatgtgtgtaattaggatcgatttttattttgtttagaaattacatattatattgtatttaccaTTTACCAAATAAATTGTATAATGGCAATAATAAACCACCATACAAAAAAGAAGTATTCATGTCTAGTGTAGGaaccttttttcttcttcatgtCGTCCCTCGGGACCATACTGGGCTCCTTTTTGGCCGCTTTCCTTTCAGGGGTGGACACTCTGCCTTTCCCCCTGCTCAGTGCCTTGTCCTTCGCGTGTTTTTCCACAGAGGGTCTTCTAATTTTAGGGCTCTCAGTTTTGGGGAGAGGTTCGATCTTTTCGGTCATGATGCTCCTGTCATCATCTGCAGTTCAGAATGAGCAAAATACGCAGCTGTGAGCTTTGACTGGCACAAGAACTCTTTGGGCAGGGGGCTTTAGAAAAAGTATGCTAAACCCAGTTACAAGTAAATGGTCTAGATACAGAAATATATTCTTAATTATACTAAGGTTATCTGGTATCAGGTACTGTACTAACACATTATCTGATTTAAAAACTGTACCCCCACCCACCCCATTATCAGGTTCTCTTATCTTACACATACTTAACACACATTATACAGAGATGGCTACATACTCACTACGTATATGGCTACCTCTGTTTGAACACTCCCTGCATTAAGGCTGCAATGCTCTGCACCCCTTAAAAACACTCCCTTAAAAACTATGCAATACAATACTTCCAAGGTAAATCTGTCATTATACAGCAGttgattttaaaaacatacacaaaGATGATTAAAGAGTGGAGTGTACATGTCAAACTCTATCCTAGCACTGAAAGGCAAAAGTTTAAAACCGCACCTTGAGCGTCCTGCCAAGCGCTGTCGGTATCCAAGATGGAGTCATCGATGGTTGTTTCATCCTTGTACTCATCATAAGTCTCTGTTCTACATTCTGATACAGGGACTTCCTTCTCTGGAGAGGAGGGAGCTACAGGAAGCTCCTCCAGACTTGCAGCCTGAATCTCTTCTTCTTCAGCCACCTCAGCTTGCCCATCTTCATCTTCAGTGGCATCCTGCATGACCGCTCCCTCAACTGGGTCAGAGAATCTCACACTATGGCAGGAGTCATCACCCTCCTCAATAGTTTGGACCACTGTAATGAAATCATCTTCCACGGTGACAATTGATTCTATAGCCCCCCTGGTTTCAAGGGTTTGATCAGTGTCCACATCCTCTGTAGATATCTGCGTTACAGGGGCGATCTCCTCCAGAACCTCTTTTGGTTCTTCACCCACTTCTACAGCATCTTCTATAATGCCGCCGCCTTCTTTCTGTTCCACAGCTTCCATGGCCTGAGCTTCCAAAGTCACTGGAGCAGGTTCAACAGCCAGTACAGGCTCAAGAGGAGCTTCCTCTGGCCTCTCTTCCTCTGGCCTCTCTTCCTCTGGCCTCGCAGGTTCAACAGCCAGTACAGGCTCAAGAGGAGCTTCCTCTAGCCTCTCTTCCTCTGGCCTCGCAGGTTCAACAGCCAGTACAGGCTCAAGAGGAGCTTCCTCTGGCCTCTCTTCCTCTGGCCTCGCAGGTTCAACAGCCAGTACAGGCTCAAGAGGAGCTTCCTTTGGCCTCTCTTCATCTGGCCTCTCTTCCTCTGGCCTCTCTTCCTCTGGCCTCGCAGGTTCAACAGCCAGTACAGGCTCAAGAGGAGCTTCCTTTGGCCTCTCTTCATCTGGCCTCTCTTCCTCTGGCCTCACAGGTTCAACAGCCAGTACAGGCTCAAGAGGAGCTTCCTTTGGCCTCTCTTCCTCTGGCCTCTCTTCATCTGGCCTCTCTTCCTCTGGCCTCTCTTCATCAGCAACCTTGGCTGTTGGGGGCAATTCCTCAACTGTCTGCTTTGATTCTGCAGCTTTATAGACCTCAATTGTGACCTCTATAGATGGTACCTGCTTCACAGGTTTAGGCTTCGTACCTCCTTCCTCATTGGAGCCGAGAACGCCCATGAGCTGATAGGCGTCTTCTGCATCCACTTCTTCATAGGCCTCCTGGTGCACCAAGTCTGGCTTGTCTTTCATTTTATCTTTTGTTTCTAGTAGTTCTCGCCCTTCAGCTAAGCTCAGAGACCTATCCTCAAGTTGTGGTTCTTTTACTGAACCTGCGTCTGATTTTGGTTCTTTTTCAGAAGCAGAATCTGGTTGAAGTTCTTTTTCGGAATCACCCTCTGCTTGTAGTTCATTTTTGGAATCAGCCTTCACATCTGTCTTTTCCTCTGCTGAATGTTCAGGCTTCATACCCTCAGGGATGACCTCCTCTAAAGGTTTAGCTTTGGGTTGAGGCTCAGGGATGGCCTCTTGACTTGTCTTGTCTGGCTGCACTTCATCAGTACCTTTCTTAACCTCCTCTTGCTGGTCAGTTTTCAAGGACTCTGAGGCTTTGTCTTCACTTGGCATCTCTTGCTCTTCAACCTCAGGAACAGTCTGCCTTTTGACATCAGGAACTACTTTAGGTTTAGCTGGGAGATCCAGTTCGCTTTCCTTTTCTTCTTCGTTCCCTGAAACACCAACTTGTGCATCTGTCTCTGCTTTACTGCTTTCTTTACTAACCCCTTCCATGGTTACACTTTCCTTGATTTCACAGGAGCCGTCATGTTGATCAAGTGGTTCTACTTTAGAAGAATCTTCTTTCACTTCTTTGTCCTCTGTTGTTTCTTCCTTTCTAGTCTCTTCTGCTTTGGGTTCTTCCATGAGAACTTCCTTCTCAGCAGGCTCTGCCTGAGTTTCCATAGACTCAGTTGCTTTCATAATTTCTTCCTTGTACTCCTCTAAAACTGGTGTGGTGAAGATTTGGAGAGGTGAACCCAGGGGGCTGTGCAAATCAGCAGGTGAGGGCATAGGACCAGTGTACTCACTGAAAACACAGTAGCCAATCTCTTCTTGGCTCTCACTTCTAGCTGCCTTCTGACTCATGTCCACTATAGCAAGCTGAGCCAAGGTGTCTCCCACCAGGGCTGGGATATCAGCAGGGACCGACTTTCTTCTAATCAGCTCAGTATCTGTGCTCTCAGAAGTCAGTCTGGATCTGGCACCTGCCAAGTCTAGCATCTCTGGCAAATCGGGTGCCATCACACTGCCGTTTTTATAATAATCCTTCATTTGGAACTGGGACTCTGTGGGTGATTCTGTCTGGGAGCTTGGTTTGCTTTCACCAGTGGGTAGGGATGTAGGGGAGTCTGCATCTGTGGTTTCCAGAATTACAGGAGGGAAAACTGGCCGCTTCTCTACAGCAGGTGTGGTAACTGGTAGGTAGTCTGTTGGCTCATCTAGACTACCACTGGTAAAGGATAGAATGTCTGAAGCCAGAGGTGAAAAGGTCCTTGGTGATTCCAAGGAAGCTATGGGTATGTTCAGTGAGTAGCTTCTCTGTTCCAGCGACAACCTGCCTACACTCAAACGACCTTCATCCTTCTTCTTCTCCAGCGTTGGCAGGGTTTTCAGCTCCTCCTTCACAGGGCTTTTCAGGATGTCTGGTTTGTCCACTGCTGGTTTCACATCTTGAGTCTGGGCCAGTGTGCTATAGCTTATCTCCTGGACTGAAGCAATATCACCAGCAATCTGGAACGTCTCCATCAATCCACTTGCATCAGATTCATCAATCACCCTCTGAAAAGACTCGGAGGCTTTCTCCCTTGCATCGCTCAACTCGTAATAGCCTTCCCCTTGCTGAGCATCAGCCTTTGCCTCTTCCTCTTTCAAGGCAGATGTCTCAAAATAGGCTGACATTCCTGATTTATCCTTTTCCgtgctttttaaatgtagatCCAAAGCACTGCAGGGTTCATCTTTGTCATGCAAGGCTGGTTGAATCTTAGCCTCAGTTATCTCCTTCTCCTGGATGCTTGCTTGGGTTTCTTCTTTCTCTGCAGGTTCCAGCTTTGTTTCAATCACTTTCCCTGTCTGGTCTGTTGGTAAAACTTCAGTGGGGGCTTCCTCGTTTAATTTGCTATCTGGTGCACCCGCAAGAGAAGTTTGGGGCTGTTTGACATCTGCATCCTTCTTGTCTTCACAAGGTTCAGAGGGTTTGATACTAGAGGCTCCCCGTTTCTCTGGTTCTTTCTTTGGATCCAAAACCAGTTTGCTTTCACTTTCTGCTGCACCGAAAACGTCAATTTCTGACTTAACCTCTTCCTTGTCCTCTTTGTTCTCTTGTGTTTTAACAGAAGAATGTTCTTCTTTACTAGAAGCTGCCTCTTGTGAGATAATGACTGCTTCCTTTTTCACACTAAGGTCTACAGCCTGCAATGCATCTGGTTTAACATCTTTGTCTTGTTTGGTAACTtccgctttgtctaaactgcccACACCAGTCTTTGTCAAACTAATCAGTGGCTCAGTGATTAACTCTTGAGGCTTGTCTTTTGTAGACTGGCTATCTGGAGCCTGTGGTTTTGGACTGCTTGGTACATCCACATCTCCTGGAAGTTTGCCAGCTGGGGTGTCTTTGGTTTGGGAAACATCAGTGAGGTTTACTTTCTGGTCCTCTGGGTAAGTTTTATCTGACTTCTCTGCAGTATTTGCAGGAATCTCACTAGAATCTTTCAcaatgtcagtgcatttatctgatTCTTTAGACAATAGTTTTGTGGAATCTTCAGACTGGATTTTTCCTTCTGCTGGAGAAGCAGTGGACCCTGACGGACCTGACTCAGCTTTGGGTGGCTCAGTCACAGCAGGTGTCTCTATACCTTTCAAAGGGAGGGTTTCTGAATCCTTGGACTGAGGAGTTGGAGCATGGTCTTCCTTGTTGTCCTCCTCTGAAGGTGGAGTTGTTTGGGGTTCAGTTTTAGGCTGCACATTAGATTTCTCCTCTGACCTCTCAGCTTCCTTGAGGTCCGAGCTGAGGGTAGGGGCTTGACCGCTGACTGCCCCCCCTTGGCTCTGTGTGTCCATCTTCAGGGCTGCAAGCAAATCTAAAGTAGTCTGGTTGTTCTGTTTTTGCAAGCAACACATTACAAACAGCCAAAGCTCTCCAAAAATGCATGTCTTCATACAACACAATGCACTAGGTGTTTTGAGAATGGTCAAAAAGAGCATGAAGGTACAagaaaaatggaaataaaaaaatgatccgGATGTCACTATGGTAACATGCAGAGGCACAATGCAGATGGATGGGAATCAAAAAGGAAATGCCTCAAAAATAATGCGGGAACTCcaacccttttctttttttccgtGTCAAAATCATGTCCTTGTCATTTCCTTTACAGTCTGCTTATTTCTTGGGTCATGATAACCTTGATCTTCCTTTTGAAGAGGAGGACATAACACTGTACTTGTTATTTCTGATCATGTGATGTATTTAAGAGCATATGGTTTTAATGAACCTTTTCAAGTTTTAAAGCTTGATTAAACATATTATAGTTAAGTAATATTTAGAGGGTGCTTTGAATCATCCATTCGTAGCTTTACAATACATGGTATTACCCCAGCAAAAATGATGACAGGCAAAATAGTATTACACAATAAGTGAAGTCCAATTTTTATATTTACTCTTGAGTTACAGGACACTTTTAAAgtgtaaataaacaaatcaatcaaAAACAGTTGTGTACATGTGGCAGGAAAAAGTAAAGCCACAATCTTACAGATAAGGTTATTACACCATTACTATAATTGCCTAAAATAGGTCTGTATGGATTTATACCGCAATTTTAAGGGATATTAATTACTATGGAGTTATGCATGAAGGCACTTTATACAAATAAAGTACATATGTAATTGCAACTGTAATAAGATACATAACAAACTAGAAACTACACTATAAATGCACAACTACATGAGT
The Acipenser ruthenus chromosome 10, fAciRut3.2 maternal haplotype, whole genome shotgun sequence DNA segment above includes these coding regions:
- the LOC117411499 gene encoding microtubule-associated protein 2-like isoform X14, giving the protein MADSRQPEESTPQWAAPGTRSDTSPNPHTPPEYKEQPPAAAPSENGFSSYRDCPAGGAPAAASYPATNENGFNGDLASGGMVTAEQVSARIVQEVTAEAVAVLKGEQDIELQHKDTAKRLPSVEDSNLPPSPPPSPASGQIGPLKEALKMDTQSQGGAVSGQAPTLSSDLKEAERSEEKSNVQPKTEPQTTPPSEEDNKEDHAPTPQSKDSETLPLKGIETPAVTEPPKAESGPSGSTASPAEGKIQSEDSTKLLSKESDKCTDIVKDSSEIPANTAEKSDKTYPEDQKVNLTDVSQTKDTPAGKLPGDVDVPSSPKPQAPDSQSTKDKPQELITEPLISLTKTGVGSLDKAEVTKQDKDVKPDALQAVDLSVKKEAVIISQEAASSKEEHSSVKTQENKEDKEEVKSEIDVFGAAESESKLVLDPKKEPEKRGASSIKPSEPCEDKKDADVKQPQTSLAGAPDSKLNEEAPTEVLPTDQTGKVIETKLEPAEKEETQASIQEKEITEAKIQPALHDKDEPCSALDLHLKSTEKDKSGMSAYFETSALKEEEAKADAQQGEGYYELSDAREKASESFQRVIDESDASGLMETFQIAGDIASVQEISYSTLAQTQDVKPAVDKPDILKSPVKEELKTLPTLEKKKDEGRLSVGRLSLEQRSYSLNIPIASLESPRTFSPLASDILSFTSGSLDEPTDYLPVTTPAVEKRPVFPPVILETTDADSPTSLPTGESKPSSQTESPTESQFQMKDYYKNGSVMAPDLPEMLDLAGARSRLTSESTDTELIRRKSVPADIPALVGDTLAQLAIVDMSQKAARSESQEEIGYCVFSEYTGPMPSPADLHSPLGSPLQIFTTPVLEEYKEEIMKATESMETQAEPAEKEVLMEEPKAEETRKEETTEDKEVKEDSSKVEPLDQHDGSCEIKESVTMEGVSKESSKAETDAQVGVSGNEEEKESELDLPAKPKVVPDVKRQTVPEVEEQEMPSEDKASESLKTDQQEEVKKGTDEVQPDKTSQEAIPEPQPKAKPLEEVIPEGMKPEHSAEEKTDVKADSKNELQAEGDSEKELQPDSASEKEPKSDAGSVKEPQLEDRSLSLAEGRELLETKDKMKDKPDLVHQEAYEEVDAEDAYQLMGVLGSNEEGGTKPKPVKQVPSIEVTIEVYKAAESKQTVEELPPTAKVADEERPEEERPDEERPEEERPKEAPLEPVLAVEPVRPEEERPDEERPKEAPLEPVLAVEPARPEEERPEEERPDEERPKEAPLEPVLAVEPARPEEERPEEAPLEPVLAVEPARPEEERLEEAPLEPVLAVEPARPEEERPEEERPEEAPLEPVLAVEPAPVTLEAQAMEAVEQKEGGGIIEDAVEVGEEPKEVLEEIAPVTQISTEDVDTDQTLETRGAIESIVTVEDDFITVVQTIEEGDDSCHSVRFSDPVEGAVMQDATEDEDGQAEVAEEEEIQAASLEELPVAPSSPEKEVPVSECRTETYDEYKDETTIDDSILDTDSAWQDAQDDDRSIMTEKIEPLPKTESPKIRRPSVEKHAKDKALSRGKGRVSTPERKAAKKEPSMVPRDDMKKKKAVFKKAELTKKSDIQTRSPSRKIPLKPAVRYPRPAHHHSSAKRKPTAVAAAEGRQPLSTARQSRDKIANSSSSALTKIPTTKERAAAAFFPPRPSSACSLTENKSYLKSELYSVRPSSAGSRVYNINDTVQDGTTQSPEKRSSLPRPSSILTSRRAGPADHEESSTSITSSGSTAPRRPTSIRSEGRAEQRASRSGVAGTDHARSRSARSGTCTPITPGSTAITPCTPPSYSCRTPGTPGTPSYPRTPRTPGTPRSMSLARQEKKVAIIRTPPKSPATPKQLRPLNQPLPDLKNVKSKIGSTDNIKYQPKGGQVHIPSVKVDFSHIQAKCGSLEKRQYSPTVGNIQIQSKKIDLSHVTSKCGSLSNIRYRPGGGNIRIESVKLDFKDKAHAKVGSLDNARHTPGGGQIQIESHKLSFRESARARVDHGAEIVTQSPGMSGSTSPHHHSNVSSSGSINLLESPQLATLAEDVTAALAKQGL